A single region of the Arthrobacter sp. zg-Y820 genome encodes:
- a CDS encoding serine/threonine-protein kinase has translation MDVLLGKRYRTTELIGSGGAASVYRAADEHLGREVAVKLFHPSVNDDDENRRQQTEILLLATLNHPGLVTLLDAGTLEDDDGRLSTFLVMELVDGPDLRRTLKSGPLGPIATASLGADLADALNYVHSNAVIHRDVKPANILLYPQAENDTRLYPKLTDFGIARMTEATMATAHGATIGTANYLSPEQALAGAVDPRTDIYSLGLVLLECLTGEKAFPGPIVESAVARLVRDPEVPAELGSDWVELLRAMTARTVDARPDAHDAAAALRGFGMEAEAPHSPDSPADSGPDDAVTGGVTTGNIYIPLPPAHAPSLG, from the coding sequence GTGGATGTACTCCTTGGGAAGCGCTACCGGACCACCGAGCTCATCGGTTCGGGCGGCGCTGCCTCCGTTTACCGGGCGGCCGATGAGCACCTGGGGCGGGAAGTGGCGGTCAAGCTATTCCATCCCAGCGTTAACGACGACGACGAGAACCGCCGCCAGCAGACCGAAATCCTCCTGCTGGCCACTCTGAACCACCCCGGCCTGGTCACCCTGCTGGACGCCGGCACCCTGGAGGACGACGACGGACGCCTCTCCACCTTCCTGGTCATGGAGCTCGTGGACGGCCCGGACCTGCGCCGCACGCTGAAATCCGGACCGCTGGGCCCCATCGCCACAGCTTCCCTGGGCGCCGATTTGGCCGACGCCCTGAACTATGTGCACTCCAACGCCGTGATTCACCGGGACGTCAAGCCCGCAAACATCCTCCTGTATCCGCAGGCCGAGAACGATACGCGCCTCTATCCCAAGCTCACCGACTTCGGCATCGCACGGATGACTGAGGCAACGATGGCCACGGCGCACGGCGCCACCATCGGCACCGCCAATTACCTCAGCCCGGAACAGGCTTTGGCCGGAGCGGTGGATCCGCGGACCGACATCTACTCCCTCGGGCTGGTGCTGCTCGAATGCCTCACCGGCGAAAAGGCGTTCCCCGGCCCGATCGTGGAGTCCGCCGTCGCACGCCTGGTCCGTGACCCGGAGGTGCCCGCGGAGCTCGGCTCCGACTGGGTTGAACTGCTGCGCGCCATGACCGCCCGAACCGTCGACGCCCGGCCGGACGCCCATGACGCCGCCGCGGCGCTGCGGGGCTTCGGCATGGAAGCCGAAGCCCCGCACAGCCCGGACTCTCCGGCGGATTCCGGGCCCGACGACGCCGTAACCGGCGGTGTCACCACCGGCAACATCTACATTCCGCTCCCGCCGGCCCACGCTCCCAGCCTGGGCTAG
- a CDS encoding thiamine pyrophosphate-dependent enzyme: MKTVREETFDVMRLRGLTTLFSNPGSTEVPFLVDLPDDFDFILALHEGSVVGMATGYALATGRCAFALLHTTAGLGNAVGAIATARVNRAPLVVMVGQQDRRHLALEPFLTGQLDGLAGNYPLEILSPVRAADVPSAVSRAALRAEQGSGPVLVIVPMGDWDEPMEPHAAAAAGRVVLAPPGLPAAAAEVAAMLAAAHNPAILAGAGNDTEAGWAALTELAETLQAPVWIEPFGARAGFPQTHPLYQGQLPADRPRVRAALSGHDVLLVAGTAAIRQYPYAEGPLVPEQTRIVVLTADAAEANRSPADLALVGDPAVLVAGISRLLAEQMPLRRPARPAAAAAPAAAFRLDPPAEGEALRAAHVFELLARYLPRDAVLVEEAPSSRPALQAMVPAQAPLGFVSAAMGGLGFALPAAIGLKMGLPGRTVVAVVGDGSSLYAIQSLWTAAERGVPVVFIVLANGSYAVMDRLADKRGGKAPWPAFPQISVATLAEGLGVPARRVTEFSALEAELAVLAGPATTNGAPLLLEVSVAAEVVFAP; the protein is encoded by the coding sequence ATGAAGACCGTCAGGGAGGAAACCTTTGACGTGATGCGGCTTCGCGGCCTCACCACATTGTTCTCGAATCCGGGTTCCACCGAAGTGCCGTTCCTGGTCGACCTGCCGGATGACTTCGACTTCATTCTTGCCCTGCATGAAGGATCGGTGGTGGGCATGGCAACCGGCTACGCCCTGGCGACGGGACGCTGCGCTTTCGCGCTGCTGCATACTACCGCGGGGCTGGGCAACGCGGTTGGCGCCATCGCCACGGCGCGGGTAAACCGGGCGCCGCTGGTGGTCATGGTGGGCCAACAGGACCGCCGGCATCTGGCCCTGGAGCCGTTCCTTACCGGGCAGCTGGACGGGCTGGCAGGAAACTATCCGCTGGAGATTTTGTCCCCGGTCCGGGCCGCAGATGTCCCGTCGGCGGTATCGCGGGCTGCGCTGCGGGCCGAGCAGGGGTCCGGTCCCGTCCTGGTCATTGTGCCGATGGGGGACTGGGATGAACCGATGGAGCCGCATGCTGCGGCGGCAGCCGGGCGCGTCGTCCTTGCTCCGCCCGGACTGCCTGCGGCCGCCGCGGAGGTCGCCGCCATGCTCGCAGCCGCTCACAATCCGGCGATCCTGGCCGGCGCGGGAAACGACACCGAAGCCGGCTGGGCAGCCCTGACGGAGCTGGCCGAAACTCTTCAGGCCCCGGTCTGGATCGAGCCCTTCGGGGCCCGGGCAGGCTTTCCTCAGACACATCCGCTGTATCAGGGGCAGCTTCCGGCAGACCGTCCCCGGGTGCGTGCCGCGCTGTCGGGCCATGACGTGCTGCTCGTCGCCGGCACCGCAGCCATCCGGCAATACCCCTATGCCGAGGGACCGCTCGTGCCGGAACAAACCCGCATAGTGGTGCTGACCGCCGACGCCGCAGAGGCCAACCGTTCACCCGCAGACCTCGCGCTTGTCGGCGATCCCGCGGTGCTGGTGGCCGGCATTTCCCGTCTGCTTGCGGAGCAGATGCCCCTCCGGCGCCCGGCGCGGCCCGCAGCCGCGGCAGCCCCGGCTGCGGCGTTTCGTTTGGACCCGCCGGCGGAGGGGGAGGCACTGCGGGCGGCGCACGTTTTCGAGCTGCTGGCACGGTACCTGCCCCGGGACGCCGTCCTCGTCGAGGAGGCGCCGTCGTCCCGCCCGGCGCTGCAGGCGATGGTGCCGGCGCAGGCCCCCTTGGGGTTCGTCTCGGCGGCGATGGGCGGGTTGGGGTTCGCGCTGCCGGCCGCCATCGGACTCAAGATGGGCCTGCCAGGGAGGACGGTGGTTGCGGTGGTCGGCGACGGGTCCTCGCTCTACGCCATCCAATCACTTTGGACGGCCGCGGAACGGGGAGTCCCGGTGGTCTTCATCGTCCTGGCCAACGGCAGCTACGCGGTAATGGACAGGCTGGCCGACAAGCGCGGAGGCAAGGCGCCGTGGCCGGCGTTTCCGCAGATCTCCGTTGCCACCCTCGCCGAAGGCCTGGGAGTTCCGGCCCGCCGAGTCACGGAGTTCTCCGCGCTGGAAGCCGAGCTCGCGGTCCTGGCCGGCCCCGCCACCACGAATGGAGCGCCGCTGCTGCTGGAGGTCTCAGTCGCTGCCGAAGTGGTCTTCGCCCCGTGA
- a CDS encoding ABC transporter ATP-binding protein: MQNNSPEAAGKPLLEVRGIQKIYKVDAGEVEAVRNLTFDLRPGELVCLVGPSGSGKTTLLKIIAGLMAATSGEVVLEGRKITDPPKDMAVVFQEYGRSLFPWMTVRANVELPLKTAGMPKAERTRLVDDALQAVGLDHVPTSYPWQLSGGMQQRVAIARAVAYQPKVLLMDEPFAAVDAQTRADLEDLVRSIWAKLGVTILFVTHDIDESVYLGERVVVLSSSPTVVQEDILIDLPAERDQLTTRSLPRFVELRNHVYEQIQLAKHNAGGSRAGKADGGGGGRPVLPGSGTGGESAVRQ; this comes from the coding sequence ATGCAGAATAACTCCCCGGAGGCGGCTGGAAAGCCGCTGCTGGAAGTCCGCGGCATTCAGAAGATCTACAAGGTCGACGCCGGTGAGGTGGAAGCGGTGCGGAACCTTACCTTCGATCTCCGCCCCGGGGAGCTGGTCTGTCTTGTCGGCCCGTCGGGCAGCGGCAAGACCACGCTGCTGAAGATCATCGCCGGCCTCATGGCAGCTACCTCGGGGGAGGTGGTCCTGGAAGGCAGAAAGATCACCGATCCGCCCAAGGACATGGCCGTCGTCTTTCAGGAGTACGGACGCAGCCTCTTTCCCTGGATGACGGTGCGGGCCAACGTCGAGCTGCCGCTCAAGACCGCCGGGATGCCCAAGGCCGAGCGCACACGGCTGGTCGATGACGCCCTGCAGGCGGTCGGGCTGGACCATGTGCCCACCAGCTACCCGTGGCAGCTCTCCGGCGGTATGCAGCAGCGGGTGGCCATTGCCCGGGCGGTCGCGTATCAGCCCAAGGTCCTGCTGATGGATGAGCCCTTTGCCGCCGTCGATGCGCAGACCCGTGCCGATCTGGAGGACCTGGTTCGGAGTATCTGGGCAAAGCTGGGGGTAACCATCCTGTTCGTCACCCACGACATCGATGAGTCCGTGTACTTGGGTGAACGGGTGGTCGTCCTCTCCAGTTCGCCCACCGTGGTGCAGGAGGATATCCTCATCGACCTGCCTGCTGAGCGGGACCAGCTCACCACCCGCTCGCTGCCGCGGTTCGTCGAACTGCGCAACCACGTTTACGAGCAGATCCAGCTAGCCAAGCACAACGCGGGCGGCTCCCGGGCAGGCAAAGCCGACGGCGGGGGCGGCGGCCGACCCGTGCTGCCCGGCTCTGGCACGGGCGGCGAAAGCGCGGTCCGCCAATGA
- a CDS encoding ABC transporter permease produces the protein MKLLRKFGYLVGLPVLLILLWWASTLGGTNFFVPKPGILADKLVTVWVGERFVQDVLPSVTRLIIGILLAIVLGTVLGVLVGTIRWLRSLLEPMLEFFRAIPPPVLIPVLMLLIGINDQMKVAVIVSGCIWPVLLNTIEGVRAVDGTLSDSAKTFRITGFHRLRYLVLPSASPQIMAGIRQCLSIGLILMVISEMFASSEGLGFTIVQFQRSFAIPEMWSGIVVLGLIGVVMSFLFQWTERRVLGWYHGLREVEHAE, from the coding sequence ATGAAACTGCTCCGAAAGTTCGGCTACCTCGTGGGCCTGCCGGTGCTGCTGATCCTGCTCTGGTGGGCATCCACCTTGGGCGGCACGAACTTCTTCGTTCCCAAGCCAGGGATCCTCGCAGACAAACTGGTCACGGTCTGGGTGGGGGAGCGCTTTGTGCAGGATGTGCTGCCCAGTGTCACCCGCCTGATCATCGGCATCCTGCTGGCAATTGTGCTGGGCACGGTGCTGGGCGTGCTCGTCGGCACGATCCGCTGGCTGCGCAGCCTGCTGGAACCGATGCTGGAGTTCTTCCGTGCCATCCCGCCGCCGGTGCTCATTCCGGTGCTGATGCTGCTGATCGGCATCAACGACCAGATGAAGGTTGCGGTGATCGTCTCGGGCTGCATCTGGCCGGTGCTGCTGAACACCATCGAGGGCGTCCGTGCCGTGGACGGCACGCTCAGCGACAGCGCCAAGACCTTCCGCATCACCGGCTTCCACCGGCTGCGCTATCTGGTCCTGCCCAGCGCCAGTCCGCAGATCATGGCGGGCATCCGGCAGTGCCTGTCGATCGGCCTGATCCTCATGGTCATCTCCGAAATGTTCGCGTCCTCGGAGGGCCTGGGCTTCACGATCGTCCAGTTCCAGCGCTCCTTCGCCATCCCCGAGATGTGGAGCGGCATCGTGGTCCTGGGACTGATCGGCGTCGTCATGTCATTTTTGTTCCAGTGGACCGAACGCCGCGTTCTTGGCTGGTACCACGGGTTAAGAGAGGTAGAACATGCAGAATAA
- a CDS encoding ABC transporter permease has product MKTPLRLPAGPLLGMAGIAGFLLTWELIPRTGLVNPAYLPPASDILGIFFSNLALGAFWTAVGQTMTGWALGLLIAATAAVILGLIIGSSTFLRRATNSTIEFLRPIPSVALIPLAVLLFGFKLESTLLLVVYASFWQVLIQVLYGVADVDPVASNTARSFGLGRLDRIRYVVWPTTLPYLMTGIRLAAAVALILAITAGLIIGSPGLGNEIALAQSGGAVAQMYALVLTTGVLGIVINMGMRFVERRTLRWHSSVRGDVVV; this is encoded by the coding sequence ATGAAAACCCCGCTGCGTCTTCCGGCCGGGCCCCTCCTGGGCATGGCCGGAATCGCGGGTTTCCTCCTGACCTGGGAACTTATTCCCCGGACCGGGCTGGTTAATCCCGCCTACCTGCCGCCGGCAAGCGACATCCTCGGCATCTTCTTCTCCAACCTGGCGCTGGGCGCTTTTTGGACTGCGGTCGGCCAGACGATGACCGGCTGGGCGCTGGGCCTGCTGATCGCAGCGACCGCCGCAGTGATCCTGGGCCTGATCATTGGCTCCAGCACCTTCCTGCGCCGCGCCACCAACTCGACCATTGAATTCCTGCGGCCGATTCCGTCAGTGGCACTGATTCCCCTGGCCGTGCTGCTGTTCGGCTTCAAGCTGGAATCGACCCTGCTGCTGGTGGTTTACGCCTCGTTCTGGCAGGTCCTGATCCAGGTGCTCTACGGGGTGGCCGACGTTGACCCGGTGGCCAGCAACACCGCCCGCAGCTTTGGGCTGGGCCGGCTGGACCGAATCCGGTACGTCGTGTGGCCCACCACGCTGCCGTATTTAATGACGGGAATCCGGCTGGCTGCAGCTGTTGCGCTGATCCTGGCCATTACCGCCGGGCTGATCATCGGCTCGCCCGGCCTGGGCAACGAGATCGCGCTGGCGCAGTCCGGAGGGGCGGTGGCCCAAATGTATGCGCTGGTACTGACCACCGGAGTGCTGGGCATCGTGATCAATATGGGCATGCGCTTCGTTGAGCGGCGCACCCTGCGCTGGCACAGTTCGGTACGCGGGGATGTGGTGGTATGA
- a CDS encoding ABC transporter substrate-binding protein, which translates to MKRAISLAGAAVAALALSACGSGSLSGGESTESGGAGGAAEGDLTKVAVGVIPIVDTAPIWLGKEQGFFEDAGLDLDIQTTTGGAAAVPGVVSGDFQFAFGNTMSVMVANDKGLDVRYVANGNSTTGDTSSDFGAVVVPADSEIQAPADLAGRTVSVNNLSNIGDTTIRKVVEDDGGDESAIRFVEIPFPDAPAALESGQVDAAWIVEPFLTQAVESGARVISYNFAETDPNLDISGYFTSAEYIEANPELVENFTEAMNKSLVYAQENPEAVRDVVGTYTKIDEAMRAKMILPTFRVEFDRDAAAVLGDAATRYGTLTEAPDLDLMLPAQQ; encoded by the coding sequence ATGAAACGTGCCATCTCCCTTGCCGGAGCAGCCGTCGCTGCGCTGGCCCTCTCTGCCTGCGGATCAGGTTCGCTCTCCGGAGGGGAATCGACCGAATCAGGCGGTGCCGGCGGTGCGGCCGAGGGAGATCTGACGAAGGTCGCCGTCGGCGTGATCCCGATTGTGGACACTGCGCCGATCTGGCTGGGAAAGGAACAGGGCTTCTTCGAGGACGCGGGCCTTGACCTCGATATCCAGACCACCACCGGCGGCGCCGCAGCGGTGCCCGGCGTGGTCAGCGGGGACTTCCAATTCGCCTTCGGCAACACCATGTCCGTCATGGTCGCCAATGACAAGGGCCTGGACGTCCGATATGTAGCGAACGGCAACTCCACCACTGGTGACACCTCCTCCGACTTCGGGGCCGTCGTGGTTCCCGCGGACTCCGAGATCCAGGCCCCCGCCGACCTGGCCGGCCGGACGGTATCGGTCAACAACCTCTCGAACATTGGCGACACCACCATCCGCAAGGTCGTCGAGGACGACGGGGGCGACGAGTCCGCCATCAGGTTTGTGGAGATCCCCTTCCCGGACGCTCCGGCCGCCCTTGAATCGGGCCAGGTGGATGCCGCCTGGATCGTCGAACCCTTCCTGACCCAGGCTGTGGAGTCCGGCGCCCGGGTCATCTCCTACAACTTTGCCGAGACCGACCCGAACCTGGACATCTCGGGGTACTTCACCTCCGCCGAGTACATTGAGGCGAATCCGGAGCTGGTGGAGAACTTCACCGAGGCCATGAACAAGTCTCTGGTGTATGCCCAGGAGAACCCGGAAGCGGTCCGCGACGTGGTGGGCACCTACACCAAGATCGACGAGGCGATGCGCGCCAAAATGATCCTGCCGACCTTCCGCGTAGAGTTCGACCGGGACGCAGCCGCCGTGCTTGGTGATGCCGCAACCCGGTACGGCACCCTGACAGAGGCACCGGACCTGGACCTCATGCTGCCCGCGCAGCAGTAG
- a CDS encoding MFS transporter codes for MNNLPSAPTAPRSSTPGTPPPNEQAPREPVTAEASPAEAERTPAEATAGRYARIFALAGRGFVPVAFLARLPLAMLTVGALTLVTSVTGSYATGGLAAGAVGIGSALGAPVLGYVADRVGQRPVLLTTAVVNPLAIALTLYMAFQLPDAATPFAALAAAFLMGATCPQVGPLARVRWMAMTERRRGADTAGARDLDTAMSFESTADELSFVLGPALVGLLAAAVAPWLPLAIAAVLTLTMVSAFAVHPTVRSVVPARAARAAKAARDADAEKAGNPVEADAVHPRADWLLIALPVLGMVAMGTFFGGTQTSLTAFGGLFDIASAAGLLYAVMGISSAAAALSVAFWPERFTAAARWMVSAAAMAAFSVLLLFPADIPTMLVALFVLGIPVGPTMVSIFGIGAVVAPRHLMGTVMTMLASGVVTGTAIGASLAGRLADSDGHQAAFLVPVGAAVVLLILSLCVRWAIASRRGAANHAAG; via the coding sequence ATGAACAATCTTCCGTCTGCCCCCACTGCGCCCCGGAGCAGCACTCCGGGTACCCCTCCTCCGAACGAGCAGGCTCCCCGCGAGCCGGTGACCGCCGAAGCGTCGCCGGCCGAAGCTGAGCGCACTCCCGCAGAAGCAACCGCCGGCCGGTACGCGCGGATCTTCGCGCTGGCGGGCCGGGGATTCGTGCCGGTCGCCTTCCTGGCCCGGCTGCCGCTGGCCATGCTGACCGTCGGCGCCCTCACCCTGGTCACCAGCGTTACCGGATCCTATGCGACCGGCGGCCTGGCCGCCGGCGCCGTCGGAATCGGCTCGGCACTGGGCGCTCCCGTCCTCGGATATGTGGCGGACCGCGTCGGTCAGCGGCCGGTCCTGCTGACCACCGCCGTCGTCAACCCGCTGGCCATCGCGCTGACGTTGTACATGGCCTTCCAGCTGCCCGATGCAGCGACTCCGTTCGCGGCACTGGCCGCTGCCTTCCTGATGGGCGCCACCTGCCCCCAGGTCGGTCCGCTGGCCCGTGTGCGCTGGATGGCCATGACCGAGCGCAGGCGCGGTGCCGACACCGCGGGCGCACGTGACCTGGACACCGCGATGTCCTTCGAGAGCACCGCGGATGAGCTCAGCTTCGTGCTCGGCCCGGCGCTCGTCGGTCTGCTGGCAGCCGCCGTCGCGCCCTGGCTGCCGCTGGCCATAGCCGCGGTTTTGACGCTGACCATGGTCAGCGCCTTTGCCGTGCACCCGACGGTCCGTTCCGTTGTCCCCGCGCGGGCGGCACGCGCAGCTAAGGCTGCACGTGATGCTGACGCAGAGAAGGCAGGCAATCCGGTCGAAGCCGATGCGGTCCATCCGCGCGCGGACTGGCTGCTCATCGCCCTTCCCGTCCTAGGCATGGTGGCGATGGGAACCTTCTTTGGCGGAACGCAGACGAGCCTCACCGCCTTTGGCGGTCTCTTTGACATTGCCTCCGCCGCAGGCCTGCTGTACGCCGTCATGGGCATCAGCTCGGCCGCGGCGGCACTGTCCGTGGCCTTCTGGCCGGAGCGCTTTACGGCGGCCGCGCGTTGGATGGTCTCCGCGGCGGCCATGGCCGCTTTCTCGGTCCTCCTGCTCTTCCCCGCGGATATCCCCACCATGCTGGTGGCGCTCTTCGTCCTGGGCATCCCCGTGGGTCCCACCATGGTGAGCATCTTCGGCATTGGCGCGGTCGTCGCCCCTCGGCACCTGATGGGCACGGTCATGACGATGCTCGCCAGCGGCGTGGTCACCGGAACCGCCATCGGCGCTTCCCTGGCCGGACGGCTGGCCGACAGCGACGGCCATCAGGCGGCGTTCCTGGTGCCGGTGGGAGCAGCTGTCGTACTGCTCATCCTGAGCCTGTGCGTCCGGTGGGCAATCGCGTCCCGCCGGGGTGCCGCCAACCACGCGGCAGGCTGA
- a CDS encoding M14 family zinc carboxypeptidase translates to MRTSKTITALSLAVLLAAGTAAAPAYAVGEGPNYGGNETINTSILRTYDEVVAELHKQDARQPAMELEVIGQSVKGRDLYLAKFITNPDNPTILYLTQQHGNEQLTTEGALEFVKHLGTGKTKGVLNGVNILVVPMLNPDGAMGDVDFPLDGYIADGGRTLTRANATGTDLNRDHVAKIQPETQALHRNVLQAYNVDYMIDLHHQGTQSERDGRLVSGSILYPTTPNADPVVVEGSKQLGAVVFGAVDPTGWGHLGRYVGGSAETISRNGISVEYGISTLLFEMRGMSDNTNPSAVLGQKSNGYLIKQTVTTLDATARAIANGSIRSAETSFWDTLAEQTTRDSE, encoded by the coding sequence ATGAGGACATCCAAAACCATCACCGCCCTGTCGCTTGCCGTGCTGTTGGCGGCAGGGACCGCGGCGGCCCCGGCATATGCAGTCGGTGAGGGGCCCAACTACGGCGGGAACGAGACCATCAACACCTCGATTCTGCGCACCTACGACGAGGTCGTGGCTGAGCTCCATAAACAGGATGCACGTCAACCGGCGATGGAGCTGGAAGTGATCGGGCAGTCGGTAAAGGGCCGGGACCTGTATCTCGCGAAGTTCATCACCAACCCGGACAATCCCACGATCCTTTATCTGACGCAGCAGCACGGCAATGAACAGCTGACCACCGAGGGTGCGCTGGAGTTCGTCAAGCACCTCGGCACCGGCAAAACCAAAGGGGTGTTGAACGGGGTGAACATCCTGGTTGTCCCCATGCTCAATCCCGACGGAGCAATGGGTGATGTCGACTTTCCCCTGGACGGTTACATCGCAGACGGCGGTCGGACCCTGACCCGCGCTAATGCCACCGGCACGGACCTGAACCGTGACCATGTGGCAAAGATCCAGCCGGAAACCCAAGCTCTGCACCGGAACGTTCTGCAGGCGTACAACGTCGACTACATGATCGATCTTCACCATCAGGGCACACAGAGCGAACGCGACGGCCGGCTCGTGTCCGGGTCGATTCTCTATCCCACGACGCCGAATGCTGACCCGGTCGTGGTCGAGGGTTCCAAGCAACTGGGCGCGGTGGTGTTCGGCGCCGTGGACCCGACCGGATGGGGACATCTTGGACGGTACGTCGGAGGATCTGCTGAAACAATCAGCCGCAACGGGATTTCGGTTGAGTACGGAATCTCCACGCTGCTCTTTGAGATGCGCGGCATGTCGGACAACACCAATCCCTCGGCTGTCCTCGGCCAGAAGAGCAACGGATATTTGATCAAGCAAACGGTCACCACGCTGGATGCGACCGCCAGAGCGATCGCAAACGGTTCGATCCGTTCCGCGGAGACCTCATTCTGGGACACCCTTGCCGAGCAGACCACGCGCGACAGCGAATAA